The proteins below come from a single Malus domestica chromosome 03, GDT2T_hap1 genomic window:
- the LOC103425610 gene encoding abscisic-aldehyde oxidase isoform X2 codes for MADEREAAGSGGSLVFAVNGERFELSTLDPSTTLLDFLRSHTTFKSVKLSCGEGGCGACVVLLSKYDPVADQVKDFTVSSCLTLLCSVNGGSITTSEGLGNLKDGFHPIHQRITGFHASQCGFCTPGMCVSLFGALVNAKKTNRPEPPHGFSKLTVSEAEKSIAGNLCRCTGYRSIADACKSFAADVDMEDLGFNSFWNKGESKEVKINRLPLYNHNDDICTFPDFLKNEIRSSMSLDPKRYCWYSPVRVEELQNLLTATDFDNADDMKLVVGNTGTGYYKELKRYDRYIDLRYVPELSMIKIDPTGVEFGAIVTISKVIEALRKKDNGESPSRGEVVLKEIANHMGKIASGFIRNTASIGGNLVMAQRKCFPSDIATILLAVDSEVNIMDGSRSETIMLEDFLKQSPLDPKSVLLSVKIPKWEAVGNVTNTVLLFETYRAAPRPLGNALAYLNAAFLAEVSFCKISNGIMVDNCRLAFGAYGTKHAIRARKVEEILTGKVLSPGVLYDAIKLVKDVVVPEEGTTSPAYRSSLAAGFLFEFFSPLIDSEYDISNGFLGTTLLADASKLKRNQGANDKMTTVLSSAKQVLELGTEYDPVGKPITKSGGLIQASGEAVYVDDIPSPKNCLHGAFIYSTKPLARVKGINFEPKRHPGVAALISLKDIPKSGENIGSKTIFGTEPLFADDLTECAGQRLAFVVADTQKHADLATNFVVVDYDMEDIDPPILSVEEAVKRSNFFEVPPFLYPKQVGDISNGMAAADRKIISAEIKLGSQYYFYMETQTALAVPDEDNCMVVYTSSQCPEIAHSSIAKCLGIPENNVRVITRRVGGGFGGKAIKSMPVATACALAAHQLHRPVRMYLNRKTDMIMAGGRHPMKITYSVGFKSDGKITALDLEILINAGISLDISPIMPNNILSALKKYDWGALAFDFKVCKTNTPSRSAMRAPGEVQGSFIAEAVIEHVASTLSIEVDSVRSINLHTSHSLDLFYEHSAGEPLEYTLPLIWDKLAMSSSFNPRTEMVKEFNRCNKWQKRGISRVPILHEVTLRPTPARVSILGDGSVVVEVGGIELGQGLWTKVKQMAAFALGSIQCDGSGDLLDKLRVVQSDTLSLIQGGFTSGSTTSEASCEAVRLCCNILVERLATLKGRLKEQMGSINWETLIQQASLEAVNLSASSYYVPDFASMKYLNYGAAVSEVEVNVLTGETRILRSDIIYDCGQSLNPAVDLGQIEGAFVQGIGFFMLEEYSENSDGLVISEGTWTYKIPTMDTIPKQFNVEVLNSGHHKKRVLSSKASGEPPLLLAVSVHCATRAAIKESRKQLLQWGGLDGSASIFQLDVPATMPVVKELCGLEAVERYLEWITGRNQGSLDRQMVRHSV; via the exons ATGGCCGACGAAAGAGAAGCAGCAGGAAGCGGTGGCAGCCTGGTTTTTGCAGTTAACGGGGAGAGGTTTGAGCTCTCGACCCTTGACCCTTCCACCACTCTCCTCGACTTCTTGCGTTCTCACACCACATTCAAAAGTGTCAAGCTCAGCTGCGGCGAAG GTGGTTGCGGTGCTTGTGTTGTGCTTCTGTCCAAGTACGACCCTGTTGCGGACCAAGTGAAAGATTTTACTGTAAGTTCATGTCTCACTCTGCTTTGCAGTGTAAATGGAGGTTCAATTACGACATCCGAAGGCCTTGGAAATCTCAAAGACGGGTTCCACCCAATTCACCAAAGGATTACTGGTTTCCATGCTTCTCAATGTGGCTTTTGTACTCCTGGCATGTGTGTTTCACTCTTTGGAGCTCTGGTCAATGCTAAAAAGACGAATAGACCTGAACCCCCTCATGGGTTCTCCAAGCTGACTGTTTCCGAAGCTGAAAAGTCTATTGCAGGTAACCTCTGTCGATGTACTGGGTATCGATCAATTGCTGATGCCTGCAAGAGTTTCGCAGCTGATGTTGATATGGAGGATTTGGGGTTCAACTCTTTTTGGAACAAGGGAGAGAGTAAGGAAGTAAAGATAAATAGATTGCCCCTATATAACCATAACGATGACATCTGTACATTTCCGGactttttaaaaaatgaaatccgTTCTTCTATGTCTTTGGATCCAAAGAGATATTGCTGGTACAGTCCTGTTAGAGTTGAGGAGCTTCAAAACTTATTGACAGCTACTGATTTTGACAATGCAGACGATATGAAATTAGTTGTTGGAAACACAGGGACGGGCTATTACAAGGAGCTAAAGCGCTATGACAGATACATTGATCTCAGATATGTTCCTGAATTATCAATGATTAAGATAGATCCGACAGGGGTTGAGTTTGGAGCAATTGTAACAATCTCTAAGGTTATTGAAGCTTTGAGGAAGAAGGACAACGGTGAATCTCCATCAAGAGGTGAGGTTGTGTTGAAAGAAATTGCCAATCATATGGGGAAAATTGCTTCAGGGTTCATCAGAAATACAGCTAGTATAGGAGGGAATTTGGTGATGGCACAGAGAAAATGCTTTCCTTCAGATATTGCTACAATACTTCTTGCTGTGGATTCAGAGGTAAATATAATGGATGGTTCTAGATCTGAAACGATTatgttggaggattttctgaaACAGTCTCCACTGGATCCAAAAAGTGTACTTCTAAGTGTTAAAATCCCAAAATGGGAAGCAGTTGGAAACGTTACCAACACCGTATTGCTGTTTGAAACCTATCGAGCTGCACCAAGACCCCTAGGAAACGCATTGGCTTATTTAAATGCTGCCTTCCTAGCTGAAGTATCGTTTTGTAAGATTTCCAATGGAATTATGGTGGATAATTGTCGTCTGGCTTTTGGTGCTTATGGAACTAAACATGCAATTAGAGCAAGGAAGGTTGAGGAAATTTTAACTGGGAAAGTGCTGAGTCCTGGTGTTCTGTATGACGCTATTAAATTAGTTAAAGATGTTGTCGTTCCCGAAGAAGGAACTACTAGCCCTGCTTACAGGTCAAGCTTGGCTGCTGGTTTTCTTTTCGAGTTCTTTAGCCCCTTAATTGACAGTGAATATGATATTTCCAATGGTTTCTTGGGAACTACTTTGTTGGCCGATGCTTCTAAGTTAAAAAGGAACCAAGGTGCTAATGATAAGATGACAACTGTTCTGTCATCTGCTAAACAGGTGCTTGAATTAGGTACAGAGTATGATCCGGTTGGTAAGCCAATTACAAAATCTGGAGGTCTCATACAAGCTTCAG GTGAGGCAGTCTATGTAGACGACATTCCATCTCCGAAAAATTGTTTACATGGAGCGTTCATTTATAGTACAAAGCCTTTGGCTAGAGTGAAGGGAATAAATTTTGAACCTAAACGACATCCAGGAGTTGCTGCACTTATATCTTTAAAAGATATTCCCAAGTCTGGGGAGAACATAGGGTCTAAGACTATATTTGGTACAGAACCTCTTTTCGCCGATGATCTTACCGAATGTGCTGGTCAGCGTCTTGCTTTCGTG GTAGCCGATACGCAGAAACATGCAGACTTGGCTACAAACTTTGTGGTGGTTGATTATGACATGGAAGATATAGACCCACCTATTCTATCAGTCGAAGAGGCAGTTAAGAGATCTAATTTTTTTGAGGTCCCTCCTTTCTTGTATCCGAAACAGGTTGGTGACATATCAAATGGAATGGCTGCAGCTGATCGCAAGATTATTTCTGCTGAG ATCAAACTTGGTTCACAATACTATTTCTACATGGAGACACAAACCGCCCTTGCTGTGCCAGATGAAGACAACTGCATGGTGGTTTACACTTCAAGTCAGTGCCCTGAGATTGCACACTCTTCAATTGCAAAATGCCTTGGTATTCCTGAAAATAATGTTCGTGTAATTACAAGAAGGGTTGGAGGGGGCTTTGGTGGAAAGGCCATAAAGTCCATGCCT GTGGCAACTGCATGTGCTCTTGCAGCACACCAATTACATAGACCTGTAAGGATGTATCTCAATCGGAAGACTGATATGATAATGGCTGGAGGAAGGCATCCCATGAAGATAACTTACAGTGTGGGATTCAAGTCTGATGGGAAGATTACTGCTCTAGATCTTGAGATATTAATAAATGCAGGGATTTCCCTAGATATAAGTCCAATAATGCCAAACAATATTCTGTCTGCACTTAAGAAGTATGACTGGGGTGCTCTAGCTTTCGATTTCAAGGTGTGTAAAACAAACACTCCGAGTAGGTCTGCTATGCGGGCCCCTGGGGAGGTGCAGGGGTCTTTTATTGCTGAAGCTGTAATTGAACATGTAGCATCCACCCTTTCTATAGAAGTGGATTCTGTGAGAAGCATTAATCTTCACACCTCTCACAgccttgatttgttttatgagcACAGCGCTGGTGAACCTCTGGAGTATACTTTACCATTGATATGGGACAAGTTGGCCATGTCTTCAAGCTTTAACCCAAGGACTGAGATGGTAAAAGAATTTAATAGGTGTAATAAATGGCAGAAAAGAGGAATTTCTCGAGTACCGATATTGCATGAAGTGACACTGAGGCCAACTCCAGCAAGAGTAAGCATTTTAGGTGATGGGTCTGTTGTCGTTGAAGTTGGAGGAATTGAACTGGGTCAGGGGCTCTGGACGAAGGTAAAACAGATGGCAGCTTTTGCTCTTGGTTCAATTCAATGTGATGGTAGTGGAGACCTTTTGGATAAACTACGGGTGGTGCAATCTGATACATTGAGCTTAATTCAAGGGGGATTTACTTCCGGGAGCACTACATCTGAGGCAAGCTGTGAGGCAGTTAGACTTTGCTGTAATATTTTGGTTGAGAGGTTAGCTACTCTCAAGGGGAGATTGAAGGAGCAAATGGGCTCTATTAACTGGGAAACTCTTATTCAGCAG GCATCCTTGGAAGCTGTGAACTTATCAGCAAGTTCTTACTATGTCCCTGATTTTGCTTCCATGAAGTACCTTAACTATGGCGCTGCTGTGAGTGAG GTGGAGGTAAATGTCCTGACTGGAGAAACCAGAATTCTGCGATCAGATATTATCTACGATTGTGGTCAGAGTCTGAACCCGGCTGTGGACTTAGGACAG ATCGAAGGTGCTTTTGTTCAAGGTATTGGGTTTTTCATGCTTGAAGAATACTCGGAAAACTCAGATGGGTTGGTGATTTCAGAAGGTACGTGGACTTATAAAATTCCTACAATGGACACCATACCCAAACAGTTCAACGTTGAAGTATTGAACAGCGGGCATCACAAAAAGCGTGTGCTCTCTTCAAAAG CTTCTGGTGAGCCACCATTACTTCTTGCGGTTTCTGTTCACTGTGCTACAAGGGCTGCCattaaagaatcaagaaaacAGCTTCTCCAGTGGGGCGGCTTAGATGGATCAGCTTCGATATTCCAGTTGGATGTCCCCGCTACCATGCCGGTTGTGAAGGAGCTGTGTGGGCTGGAAGCTGTGGAGAGGTACTTGGAATGGATCACTGGCAGAAACCAAGGTTCACTCGACCGGCAAATGGTTCGTCATTCTGTGTAA
- the LOC103425602 gene encoding histone H3-like centromeric protein cnp1 isoform X2: MARIKHTAHKKSVARKSSTPKEAAAGTGGTSAASPAKQPEPSAPWRRSERSSQRTSESQEQQEPETNAQATPQSKKQKQSERNPQTPQSKKQKPSERNPPPTQKKKWRYRPGTVALREIRYYQKTWNLIIPAAPFIRTVREISINMSKDPVRWTPEALQAIQEAAEDFLVRLFEDSMLCAIHARRVTLMKKDLELARRIRGEGRFC; this comes from the exons ATGGCGAGGATTAAGCACACTGCCCACAAAAAATCCGTCGCCAGAAAATCGTCAACTCCCAAAGAAGCTGCTGCTG GTACTGGCGGAACCTCCGCGGCGTCGCCTGCAAAACAACCG GAACCATCTGCACCATGGAGGAGATCCGAGAGGAGTTCTCAGAGAA cttctgaatctcaagagcagCAGGAACCTGAGACGAATGCTCAAGCAA CACCGCAATCAAAGAAGCAGAAGCAATCTGAGAGGAATCCTCAAA CGCCTCAATCAAAGAAGCAGAAGCCATCTGAGAGGAATCCTCCACCAACACagaagaagaaatggcgttACAGGCCAGGAACCGTGGCTCTTCGGGAGATCAGATACTACCAGAAGACGTGGAATCTGATCATCCCCGCTGCTCCATTTATCAGAACC GTGAGAGAGATCAGCATCAATATGTCTAAAGATCCCGTACGTTGGACACCTGAAGCTTTACAAGCAATTCAAGAG GCAGCCGAGGATTTTTTAGTCCGCCTGTTTGAGGATTCGATGCTTTGTGCAATCCATGCCAGGCGTGTCACTCTTA TGAAGAAGGATTTAGAGCTAGCTCGACGGATTCGAGGGGAAGGGAGGTTCTGCTGA
- the LOC103425602 gene encoding histone H3-like centromeric protein cnp1 isoform X1 — protein sequence MARIKHTAHKKSVARKSSTPKEAAAGTPLSRSLSSCTGGTSAASPAKQPEPSAPWRRSERSSQRTSESQEQQEPETNAQATPQSKKQKQSERNPQTPQSKKQKPSERNPPPTQKKKWRYRPGTVALREIRYYQKTWNLIIPAAPFIRTVREISINMSKDPVRWTPEALQAIQEAAEDFLVRLFEDSMLCAIHARRVTLMKKDLELARRIRGEGRFC from the exons ATGGCGAGGATTAAGCACACTGCCCACAAAAAATCCGTCGCCAGAAAATCGTCAACTCCCAAAGAAGCTGCTGCTGGTAcccctctctctcgctctctctcttcaT GTACTGGCGGAACCTCCGCGGCGTCGCCTGCAAAACAACCG GAACCATCTGCACCATGGAGGAGATCCGAGAGGAGTTCTCAGAGAA cttctgaatctcaagagcagCAGGAACCTGAGACGAATGCTCAAGCAA CACCGCAATCAAAGAAGCAGAAGCAATCTGAGAGGAATCCTCAAA CGCCTCAATCAAAGAAGCAGAAGCCATCTGAGAGGAATCCTCCACCAACACagaagaagaaatggcgttACAGGCCAGGAACCGTGGCTCTTCGGGAGATCAGATACTACCAGAAGACGTGGAATCTGATCATCCCCGCTGCTCCATTTATCAGAACC GTGAGAGAGATCAGCATCAATATGTCTAAAGATCCCGTACGTTGGACACCTGAAGCTTTACAAGCAATTCAAGAG GCAGCCGAGGATTTTTTAGTCCGCCTGTTTGAGGATTCGATGCTTTGTGCAATCCATGCCAGGCGTGTCACTCTTA TGAAGAAGGATTTAGAGCTAGCTCGACGGATTCGAGGGGAAGGGAGGTTCTGCTGA
- the LOC103425610 gene encoding abscisic-aldehyde oxidase isoform X1 → MADEREAAGSGGSLVFAVNGERFELSTLDPSTTLLDFLRSHTTFKSVKLSCGEGGCGACVVLLSKYDPVADQVKDFTVSSCLTLLCSVNGGSITTSEGLGNLKDGFHPIHQRITGFHASQCGFCTPGMCVSLFGALVNAKKTNRPEPPHGFSKLTVSEAEKSIAGNLCRCTGYRSIADACKSFAADVDMEDLGFNSFWNKGESKEVKINRLPLYNHNDDICTFPDFLKNEIRSSMSLDPKRYCWYSPVRVEELQNLLTATDFDNADDMKLVVGNTGTGYYKELKRYDRYIDLRYVPELSMIKIDPTGVEFGAIVTISKVIEALRKKDNGESPSRGEVVLKEIANHMGKIASGFIRNTASIGGNLVMAQRKCFPSDIATILLAVDSEVNIMDGSRSETIMLEDFLKQSPLDPKSVLLSVKIPKWEAVGNVTNTVLLFETYRAAPRPLGNALAYLNAAFLAEVSFCKISNGIMVDNCRLAFGAYGTKHAIRARKVEEILTGKVLSPGVLYDAIKLVKDVVVPEEGTTSPAYRSSLAAGFLFEFFSPLIDSEYDISNGFLGTTLLADASKLKRNQGANDKMTTVLSSAKQVLELGTEYDPVGKPITKSGGLIQASGEAVYVDDIPSPKNCLHGAFIYSTKPLARVKGINFEPKRHPGVAALISLKDIPKSGENIGSKTIFGTEPLFADDLTECAGQRLAFVVADTQKHADLATNFVVVDYDMEDIDPPILSVEEAVKRSNFFEVPPFLYPKQVGDISNGMAAADRKIISAEVLEINIKLGSQYYFYMETQTALAVPDEDNCMVVYTSSQCPEIAHSSIAKCLGIPENNVRVITRRVGGGFGGKAIKSMPVATACALAAHQLHRPVRMYLNRKTDMIMAGGRHPMKITYSVGFKSDGKITALDLEILINAGISLDISPIMPNNILSALKKYDWGALAFDFKVCKTNTPSRSAMRAPGEVQGSFIAEAVIEHVASTLSIEVDSVRSINLHTSHSLDLFYEHSAGEPLEYTLPLIWDKLAMSSSFNPRTEMVKEFNRCNKWQKRGISRVPILHEVTLRPTPARVSILGDGSVVVEVGGIELGQGLWTKVKQMAAFALGSIQCDGSGDLLDKLRVVQSDTLSLIQGGFTSGSTTSEASCEAVRLCCNILVERLATLKGRLKEQMGSINWETLIQQASLEAVNLSASSYYVPDFASMKYLNYGAAVSEVEVNVLTGETRILRSDIIYDCGQSLNPAVDLGQIEGAFVQGIGFFMLEEYSENSDGLVISEGTWTYKIPTMDTIPKQFNVEVLNSGHHKKRVLSSKASGEPPLLLAVSVHCATRAAIKESRKQLLQWGGLDGSASIFQLDVPATMPVVKELCGLEAVERYLEWITGRNQGSLDRQMVRHSV, encoded by the exons ATGGCCGACGAAAGAGAAGCAGCAGGAAGCGGTGGCAGCCTGGTTTTTGCAGTTAACGGGGAGAGGTTTGAGCTCTCGACCCTTGACCCTTCCACCACTCTCCTCGACTTCTTGCGTTCTCACACCACATTCAAAAGTGTCAAGCTCAGCTGCGGCGAAG GTGGTTGCGGTGCTTGTGTTGTGCTTCTGTCCAAGTACGACCCTGTTGCGGACCAAGTGAAAGATTTTACTGTAAGTTCATGTCTCACTCTGCTTTGCAGTGTAAATGGAGGTTCAATTACGACATCCGAAGGCCTTGGAAATCTCAAAGACGGGTTCCACCCAATTCACCAAAGGATTACTGGTTTCCATGCTTCTCAATGTGGCTTTTGTACTCCTGGCATGTGTGTTTCACTCTTTGGAGCTCTGGTCAATGCTAAAAAGACGAATAGACCTGAACCCCCTCATGGGTTCTCCAAGCTGACTGTTTCCGAAGCTGAAAAGTCTATTGCAGGTAACCTCTGTCGATGTACTGGGTATCGATCAATTGCTGATGCCTGCAAGAGTTTCGCAGCTGATGTTGATATGGAGGATTTGGGGTTCAACTCTTTTTGGAACAAGGGAGAGAGTAAGGAAGTAAAGATAAATAGATTGCCCCTATATAACCATAACGATGACATCTGTACATTTCCGGactttttaaaaaatgaaatccgTTCTTCTATGTCTTTGGATCCAAAGAGATATTGCTGGTACAGTCCTGTTAGAGTTGAGGAGCTTCAAAACTTATTGACAGCTACTGATTTTGACAATGCAGACGATATGAAATTAGTTGTTGGAAACACAGGGACGGGCTATTACAAGGAGCTAAAGCGCTATGACAGATACATTGATCTCAGATATGTTCCTGAATTATCAATGATTAAGATAGATCCGACAGGGGTTGAGTTTGGAGCAATTGTAACAATCTCTAAGGTTATTGAAGCTTTGAGGAAGAAGGACAACGGTGAATCTCCATCAAGAGGTGAGGTTGTGTTGAAAGAAATTGCCAATCATATGGGGAAAATTGCTTCAGGGTTCATCAGAAATACAGCTAGTATAGGAGGGAATTTGGTGATGGCACAGAGAAAATGCTTTCCTTCAGATATTGCTACAATACTTCTTGCTGTGGATTCAGAGGTAAATATAATGGATGGTTCTAGATCTGAAACGATTatgttggaggattttctgaaACAGTCTCCACTGGATCCAAAAAGTGTACTTCTAAGTGTTAAAATCCCAAAATGGGAAGCAGTTGGAAACGTTACCAACACCGTATTGCTGTTTGAAACCTATCGAGCTGCACCAAGACCCCTAGGAAACGCATTGGCTTATTTAAATGCTGCCTTCCTAGCTGAAGTATCGTTTTGTAAGATTTCCAATGGAATTATGGTGGATAATTGTCGTCTGGCTTTTGGTGCTTATGGAACTAAACATGCAATTAGAGCAAGGAAGGTTGAGGAAATTTTAACTGGGAAAGTGCTGAGTCCTGGTGTTCTGTATGACGCTATTAAATTAGTTAAAGATGTTGTCGTTCCCGAAGAAGGAACTACTAGCCCTGCTTACAGGTCAAGCTTGGCTGCTGGTTTTCTTTTCGAGTTCTTTAGCCCCTTAATTGACAGTGAATATGATATTTCCAATGGTTTCTTGGGAACTACTTTGTTGGCCGATGCTTCTAAGTTAAAAAGGAACCAAGGTGCTAATGATAAGATGACAACTGTTCTGTCATCTGCTAAACAGGTGCTTGAATTAGGTACAGAGTATGATCCGGTTGGTAAGCCAATTACAAAATCTGGAGGTCTCATACAAGCTTCAG GTGAGGCAGTCTATGTAGACGACATTCCATCTCCGAAAAATTGTTTACATGGAGCGTTCATTTATAGTACAAAGCCTTTGGCTAGAGTGAAGGGAATAAATTTTGAACCTAAACGACATCCAGGAGTTGCTGCACTTATATCTTTAAAAGATATTCCCAAGTCTGGGGAGAACATAGGGTCTAAGACTATATTTGGTACAGAACCTCTTTTCGCCGATGATCTTACCGAATGTGCTGGTCAGCGTCTTGCTTTCGTG GTAGCCGATACGCAGAAACATGCAGACTTGGCTACAAACTTTGTGGTGGTTGATTATGACATGGAAGATATAGACCCACCTATTCTATCAGTCGAAGAGGCAGTTAAGAGATCTAATTTTTTTGAGGTCCCTCCTTTCTTGTATCCGAAACAGGTTGGTGACATATCAAATGGAATGGCTGCAGCTGATCGCAAGATTATTTCTGCTGAGGTACTTGAAATCAAT ATCAAACTTGGTTCACAATACTATTTCTACATGGAGACACAAACCGCCCTTGCTGTGCCAGATGAAGACAACTGCATGGTGGTTTACACTTCAAGTCAGTGCCCTGAGATTGCACACTCTTCAATTGCAAAATGCCTTGGTATTCCTGAAAATAATGTTCGTGTAATTACAAGAAGGGTTGGAGGGGGCTTTGGTGGAAAGGCCATAAAGTCCATGCCT GTGGCAACTGCATGTGCTCTTGCAGCACACCAATTACATAGACCTGTAAGGATGTATCTCAATCGGAAGACTGATATGATAATGGCTGGAGGAAGGCATCCCATGAAGATAACTTACAGTGTGGGATTCAAGTCTGATGGGAAGATTACTGCTCTAGATCTTGAGATATTAATAAATGCAGGGATTTCCCTAGATATAAGTCCAATAATGCCAAACAATATTCTGTCTGCACTTAAGAAGTATGACTGGGGTGCTCTAGCTTTCGATTTCAAGGTGTGTAAAACAAACACTCCGAGTAGGTCTGCTATGCGGGCCCCTGGGGAGGTGCAGGGGTCTTTTATTGCTGAAGCTGTAATTGAACATGTAGCATCCACCCTTTCTATAGAAGTGGATTCTGTGAGAAGCATTAATCTTCACACCTCTCACAgccttgatttgttttatgagcACAGCGCTGGTGAACCTCTGGAGTATACTTTACCATTGATATGGGACAAGTTGGCCATGTCTTCAAGCTTTAACCCAAGGACTGAGATGGTAAAAGAATTTAATAGGTGTAATAAATGGCAGAAAAGAGGAATTTCTCGAGTACCGATATTGCATGAAGTGACACTGAGGCCAACTCCAGCAAGAGTAAGCATTTTAGGTGATGGGTCTGTTGTCGTTGAAGTTGGAGGAATTGAACTGGGTCAGGGGCTCTGGACGAAGGTAAAACAGATGGCAGCTTTTGCTCTTGGTTCAATTCAATGTGATGGTAGTGGAGACCTTTTGGATAAACTACGGGTGGTGCAATCTGATACATTGAGCTTAATTCAAGGGGGATTTACTTCCGGGAGCACTACATCTGAGGCAAGCTGTGAGGCAGTTAGACTTTGCTGTAATATTTTGGTTGAGAGGTTAGCTACTCTCAAGGGGAGATTGAAGGAGCAAATGGGCTCTATTAACTGGGAAACTCTTATTCAGCAG GCATCCTTGGAAGCTGTGAACTTATCAGCAAGTTCTTACTATGTCCCTGATTTTGCTTCCATGAAGTACCTTAACTATGGCGCTGCTGTGAGTGAG GTGGAGGTAAATGTCCTGACTGGAGAAACCAGAATTCTGCGATCAGATATTATCTACGATTGTGGTCAGAGTCTGAACCCGGCTGTGGACTTAGGACAG ATCGAAGGTGCTTTTGTTCAAGGTATTGGGTTTTTCATGCTTGAAGAATACTCGGAAAACTCAGATGGGTTGGTGATTTCAGAAGGTACGTGGACTTATAAAATTCCTACAATGGACACCATACCCAAACAGTTCAACGTTGAAGTATTGAACAGCGGGCATCACAAAAAGCGTGTGCTCTCTTCAAAAG CTTCTGGTGAGCCACCATTACTTCTTGCGGTTTCTGTTCACTGTGCTACAAGGGCTGCCattaaagaatcaagaaaacAGCTTCTCCAGTGGGGCGGCTTAGATGGATCAGCTTCGATATTCCAGTTGGATGTCCCCGCTACCATGCCGGTTGTGAAGGAGCTGTGTGGGCTGGAAGCTGTGGAGAGGTACTTGGAATGGATCACTGGCAGAAACCAAGGTTCACTCGACCGGCAAATGGTTCGTCATTCTGTGTAA